The following are encoded together in the Brassica napus cultivar Da-Ae chromosome A9, Da-Ae, whole genome shotgun sequence genome:
- the LOC106365854 gene encoding probable serine/threonine-protein kinase SIS8, whose amino-acid sequence METPPAEELLKKIRELEESQEHLKREMSRLKVSAAEVKQQRSHSMSPQRRRNSGGEGAGAPRWRKSGTASFRHASPLRKESRGGGGEEEEGRSGGGGKFTEKQYLNILQSMAQAVHVFDLNGQIIFWNAMAEKLYGFSAAEALGKDPIDILVDNQDAAVAQNITRRCGCGESWTGEFPVKNKAGDRFSVVTTMSPFYDDDGSLIGIICITNDAALFQDPRVSQAKTRGQEGETSFSRVASKLGLDSKEAVVSKLGLDSQQPIQVAIKSKISDLASKVGNKVRSKIQAGDNSTAHLEGGSGDSHHSDQGFFEAALFERKEDAGASTSTARGDFIQSPFGVFLRSDDKSSSSKPFRDSSDENEIPKTLASKAEEWMAKKGLSWPWKGNEQEGLEGRRGHPVWPWVQKEQGHQSNKAASNEAAGGSWSSPVNVNSTSSASSCGSTSSSVMNKVDMDSDCLDYEILWEDLTIGEQIGQGSCGTVYHGLWFGSDVAVKVFSKQEYSEEIITSFRQEVSLMKRLRHPNVLLFMGAVTSPQRLCIVTEFLPRGSLFRLLQRNTSKLDWRRRIHMASDIARGMNYLHHCSPPIIHRDLKSSNLLVDRNWTVKVADFGLSRIKHETYLTTKTGRGTPQWMAPEVLRNEAADEKSDVYSFGVVLWELVTEKIPWENLNAMQVIGAVGFMNQRLEVPKDVDPQWISLMESCWHSEPQCRPTFQQVMEKLRELQRKYTMQFQATRAASIDNSSLKEK is encoded by the exons ATGGAGACTCCACCCGCGGAGGAGCTTCTCAAGAAGATACGCGAGCTGGAGGAGAGCCAGGAGCATCTCAAGCGCGAGATGTCGAGGCTCAAGGTCTCTGCCGCCGAGGTTAAGCAGCAGCGGTCGCATTCAATGTCTCCGCAGCGGAGGAGAAACAGTGGCGGGGAAGGAGCAGGTGCCCCGAGGTGGAGGAAGAGCGGGACGGCGTCGTTTCGCCACGCTTCCCCGCTGCGCAAGGAGAGCCGTGGTGGTGGCggcgaggaggaggagggaagATCTGGTGGAGGAGGGAAGTTTACGGAGAAACAGTATTTGAATATTTTGCAGTCTATGGCGCAAGCTGTTCATGTCTTTGATCTTAACGGACAAATCATCTTTTG GAACGCAATGGCGGAAAAGCTTTACGGCTTCTCAGCAGCAGAAGCACTTGGGAAGGACCCTATCGATATTCTCGTAGATAACCAAGACGCCGCGGTTGCACAGAACATCACCCGCCGTTGCGGCTGCGGAGAGAGCTGGACCGGTGAGTTTCCCGTCAAGAACAAAGCAGGAGACAGGTTTTCGGTAGTGACTACAATGTCTCCGTTCTACGATGATGATGGCTCTCTTATTGGGATCATATGCATCACAAACGACGCTGCTCTTTTTCAAGACCCGAGAGTCTCTCAAGCTAAGACAAGAGGGCAAGAAGGGGAAACGAGCTTTAGCCGGGTTGCATCTAAGCTCGGTCTTGACTCCAAAGAGGCTGTTGTGTCGAAACTTGGGCTTGACTCTCAGCAGCCTATACAAGTCGCTATTAAATCCAAAATATCAGATTTG GCGTCCAAGGTGGGGAACAAGGTCAGGTCAAAGATCCAAGCAGGTGATAACAGCACTGCACACCTCGAAGGTGGAAGTGGGGACAGTCATCATTCAGATCAAGGCTTCTTCGAAGCTGCTTTGTTTGAACGTAAGGAGGATGCAGGCGCTAGCACTAGCACAGCGAGGGGAGATTTTATCCAATCTCCTTTCGGTGTGTTCCTACGTAGCGATGAcaagtcttcttcttcaaagccCTTCAGAGATTCAAGCGATGAAAACGAGATTCCTAAGACGCTTGCCTCGAAAGCTGAAGAGTGGATGGCGAAGAAAGGGTTGTCATGGCCATGGAAAGGGAACGAGCAAGAGGGTTTGGAAGGGAGGCGGGGTCACCCCGTGTGGCCTTGGGTGCAGAAGGAACAAGGTCATCAGAGTAATAAGGCTGCTAGTAATGAGGCTGCGGGCGGGTCTTGGTCTTCCCCTGTTAATGTGAACAGCACGAGCAGTGCTAGCAGCTGTGGAAGTACTAGCAGCAGTGTTATGAACAAGGTTGATATGGATAGTGACTGCTTGGATTATGAAATCTTATGGGAGGATTTGACAATTGGAGAACAGATTGGGCAAG GTTCATGTGGAACTGTCTACCACGGTCTATGGTTTGGATCT GATGTTGCTGTAAAGGTGTTCTCCAAACAAGAATATTCTGAAGAGATCATAACATCTTTTAGACAAGAG GTATCGTTGATGAAAAGACTTAGACATCCAAATGTGCTACTGTTTATGGGAGCTGTGACATCTCCACAGCGTCTCTGTATCGTGACAGAGTTCCTTCCACG TGGAAGTCTCTTCCGTTTGCTGCAGAGGAACACATCAAAACTGGACTGGAGACGACGTATCCATATGGCATCTGACATT GCTCGTGGCATGAACTATCTTCACCATTGTAGTCCACCCATCATTCACCGTGACCTGAAGTCATCAAATCTACTGGTTGATCGAAACTGGACAGTGAAG GTTGCTGACTTTGGTCTCTCGCGTATTAAACATGAGACATACCTCACTACGAAGACAGGAAGAGGAACG CCTCAATGGATGGCACCGGAGGTTCTTCGAAATGAAGCTGCTGATGAAAA GTCTGACGTTTACAGCTTCGGAGTAGTACTATGGGAGCTTGTGACTGAGAAGATACCATGGGAAAATCTAAATGCTATGCAG GTGATTGGAGCTGTGGGGTTTATGAACCAGAGACTCGAAGTCCCAAAGGATGTTGATCCTCAGTGGATTTCTCTAATGGAAAGCTGCTGGCATAG TGAACCACAGTGCAGACCGACGTTCCAACAAGTTATGGAGAAACTAAGAGAGCTTCAAAGGAAATACACTATGCAGTTTCAGGCAACCCGTGCTGCATCGATAGACAACTCTTCCCTCAAGGAAAAATAA
- the LOC106365852 gene encoding probable prefoldin subunit 3 encodes MSSSSPSGSGGDDLSERRGIPAAKFIQDVETYLSQSGFDSNSALAFHQERLQQYKVVEMKLLAQQRDLQAKIPDIEKCLEVVATLEARKGTGESLLADFEVSEGIYSRACIEDTDSVCLWLGANVMLEYSCEEATALLKNNLENAKASLEVLVADLQFLRDQVTVTQVTIARIYNFDVHQRRVNQVTPTAIAAADA; translated from the exons ATGTCGTCGTCTTCTCCGAGTGGTAGCGGTGGCGATGATTTGAGTGAGAGAAGAGGGATTCCCGCCGCGAAATTCATCCAAGATGTGGAGACTTATCTCTCTCAATCCGGCTTCGATTCGAACTCTGCTCTCGCCTTCCATCAAGAAAG ACTTCAGCAATATAAAGTTGTTGAGATGAAGCTTCTTGCCCAGCAAAGGGATCTTCAG GCTAAGATCCCAGATATTGAGAAGTGCTTAGAGGTTGTTGCCACTTTGGAAGCAAGGAAGGGTACTGGTGAG TCGCTTTTAGCCGATTTTGAAGTGTCTGAAGGAATATATTCACGGGCTTGTATTGAGGACACAGACTCAGTCTGTTTGTGGTTAGGAGCAAATGTAATGCTGGAATATTCCTGTGAAGAG GCTACAGCCCTTCTGAAAAACAATCTGGAAAATGCTAAAGCCAGCCTGGAGGTTCTTGTTGCTGATTTACAGTTCTTGAGGGATCAAGTCACAGTTACTCAG GTAACTATAGCGCGTATTTATAACTTTGATGTTCATCAAAGGAGGGTTAATCAAGTTACCCCTACTGCTATTGCTGCTGCAGACGCATGA